A window of the Cololabis saira isolate AMF1-May2022 chromosome 19, fColSai1.1, whole genome shotgun sequence genome harbors these coding sequences:
- the LOC133418983 gene encoding stonustoxin subunit beta-like has translation MASAEGDMASSMMVVASLGRPFTLGMLYDARKDQLLPGVTLWDDKTLKEKMIQDPQNSSQFQIAASDSFKEKANLLDVDASLKASFMFGLIEVSGSAKYLNDAKKSHRQSRVTCQYKATTVFKQLTALDSKNIQQIDDSVKTLATHVVTGILYGANAFFVFDSSKLDSSNVQKIEGSMQAVINKIPSFNFEGKVNMKLSEEERDMANKFTCKLYGDFILESNPANFEDAVKTFIQLPKLLGDDGENGVPLKVWMMPLKNFDSSAAKVTSTSLPEISPGLTVKAQDLLEEFQDLKMRCNDCQEENNHFPGIHDRLIDFQNLCDKYIAGVKEKMAKTLQSLKAGGKDATGLDTAFDGEETSPFSLAKLKKWLENKEREVSVIASCVEMMEGAKIVRNQAELDRELLDPKVEDVLCFVFTSVETTDPYLQEMCDRLDPLHSTSAKDGSSCTKYFFSADVINKMREKAKEFGELHRALKNNSRYRFLIAVISNDKYEGASIYHYRNIVQLTDDFSKPDVTDVENITNKRDLMWYATDLTLNPDKAHPNILLSEGDKKATQGEEQSYPNLPQRYDHYVQVLGRQELTGRHYWEVEWSVTYEKNLSVGVTYAGAPCKGELDMCRSGFNDMSWSFGHGLRDGLFYYADHGAKCVYYDTDPKTSISQLGVYLDWSAGTLSFYKVIGDKLIHFYTHKTKFSEPLYPILHLNGHKTFIHLSL, from the exons ATGGCCTCAGCTGAAGGAGACATGGCCTCATCGATGATGGTAGTAGCAAGTCTGGGTCGACCTTTTACGTTGGGGATGCTTTACGATGCTCGGAAAGATCAACTCCTCCCAG GTGTCACATTGTGGGATGATAAAACTCTTAAAGAGAAGATGATTCAGGATCCTCAGAATAGCAGTCAGTTTCAAATCGCTGCATCTGATTCCTTCAAAGAAAAGGCTAATCTGCTGGATGTTGATGCCTCCCTGAAGGCCAGTTTCATGTTTGGACTGATTGAAGTTAGCGGATCCGCAAAATATCTGAACGATGCGAAGAAGTCCCACCGTCAGAGCCGAGTGACGTGTCAGTACAAAGCGACCACCGTCTTCAAACAGCTGACTGCTCTTGACTCCAAGAACATCCAGCAGATCGATGATTCTGTGAAGACGTTGGCCACTCACGTCGTCACTGGCATCCTTTATGGTGCAAACGCTTTCTTTGTGTTTGATAGCTCGAAGTTAGACAGCAGCAATGTTCAGAAGATCGAGGGCAGCATGCAGGCTGTGATCAATAAGATCCCCTCATTTAATTTTGAGGGCAAAGTGAACATGAAGCTGAGTGAGGAAGAAAGAGACATGGCCAATAAGTTTACCTGCAAATTATACGGAGACTTCATTCTTGAAAGCAACCCTGCAAATTTTGAAGATGCAGTGAAGACCTTCATTCAGCTGCCAAAGCTACTGGGAGACGACGGAGAAAACGGGGTTCCTCTGAAAGTCTGGATGATGCCGCTGAAGAACTTTGATTCAAGTGCTGCAAAGGTCACCTCAACCTCACTGCCTGAGATCAGTCCTGGACTTACAGTAAAAGCTCAAGATCTTCTGGAAGAATTTCAGGACCTGAAAATGAGATGCAACGATTGTCAGGAAGAAAACAATCATTTCCCAGGGATTCATGACAGGCTGATTGATTTCCAAAATCTGTGTGACAAGTACATCGCTGGAGTCAAGGAGAAAATGGCAAAGACTCTTCAGTCCCTCAAGGCAGGAGGCAAAGATGCGACGGGTTTGGATACTGCCTTTGATGGTGAAGAAACATCCCCATTCAGTTTGGCGAAATTAAAGAAATGGTTGGAAAATAAAGAGCGAGAAGTCAGCGTCATCGCTTCCTGTGTGGAGATGATGGAGGGAGCAAAGATCGTCAGGAATCAGGCAGAGTTGGACAGAGAGCTTCTTGATCCAAAAGTAGAAGATGTTCTGTGCTTTGTCTTCACCTCTGTGGAAACTACTGACCCCTATCTTCAGGAAATGTGTGATCGCCTGGATCCGCTGCACTCAACTTCTGCCAAGGACGGAAGTTCATGCACCAAGTATTTCTTCTCAGCAGACGTGATAAacaaaatgagagaaaaagCCAAAGAGTTCGGTGAACTTCACAGAGCCCTGAAGAACAACAGCAGATACAGATTCCTTATAGCAGTTATATCAAATGACAAATATGAAGGAGCAAGCATCTACCACTACAGGAACATCGTCCAACTCACTGATGACTTCTCAAAGCCTGATgtcactgatgtggaaaacatAACCAACAAAAGAGATCTAATGTGGT atgCCACTGATCTCACCCTGAATCCAGACAAGGCACATCCCAACATCCTCCTGTCTGAAGGAGACAAGAAAGCGACACAAGGAGAAGAGCAGTCGTATCCCAACCTCCCTCAGAGATACGATCATTATGTTCAGGTTCTGGGCAGACAGGAGCTGACTGGTcgtcattactgggaggtggagtgGAGCGTTACTTATGAGAAGAATCTTTCTGTAGGTGTGACCTATGCTGGAGCTCCATGTAAAGGAGAGCTTGACATGTGCCGTTCAGGGTTCAATGACATGTCCTGGTCTTTTGGCCATGGGTTAAGAGATGGCTTGTTTTACTATGCTGATCATGGTGCAAAATGTGTCTATTATGATACTGATCCCAAAACTAGCATCAGCCAGCTGGGAGTGTACCTGGACTGGTCTGCAGggactctgtccttctacaaaGTAATTGGTGACAAACTGATTCACTTTTACACCCACAAGACCAAATTCTCTGAGCCTCTTTATCCAATCCTTCATTTGAATGGTCACAAAACTTTCATTCACCTCTCTCTGTAA